The following are from one region of the Geoalkalibacter subterraneus genome:
- a CDS encoding M23 family metallopeptidase: MQPEKKGFRLANGKFTILVIPEDAQQVRRVVLRRGTLRLAVVALFLLFGALGFLSWDLTRNRADIGELEWLRQAHVSQDVAMRELSRELESLQRQMAVLAQNDAKVRVLAELTPAALESGTGVGGPAEISPMEEASDLQREIDRVREAISLRRDSQEQIRGFLNDQSSLLAATPQGRPTKGWITSGFGMRNSPFTGVRKMHEGIDIACRTGTPVIATADGIVSRAQSVDGYGKLVVVDHGYGYQTFYAHNSRIHVKVGDRVKRGQKIAAVGSTGSSTGPHVHYEVRLNQVPVNPYKFL, from the coding sequence GTGCAACCCGAAAAGAAAGGTTTTCGTTTGGCCAACGGAAAATTCACAATCCTGGTAATCCCTGAAGACGCCCAGCAGGTGCGGCGGGTGGTTCTGCGGCGTGGAACGCTGCGCCTTGCCGTTGTTGCGCTTTTCCTGCTGTTTGGCGCGCTGGGGTTCCTGAGTTGGGATCTGACGCGGAACCGGGCCGACATTGGTGAGCTTGAGTGGCTGCGCCAGGCCCATGTTTCGCAGGATGTGGCCATGCGCGAGCTTTCCCGCGAACTTGAGTCTCTCCAGCGTCAGATGGCTGTGCTCGCACAAAATGATGCCAAGGTCAGGGTGCTGGCCGAGCTTACTCCCGCAGCGCTCGAGTCGGGTACCGGCGTGGGCGGCCCTGCTGAAATTTCTCCGATGGAAGAGGCCTCCGATCTGCAACGTGAAATTGACCGGGTACGTGAGGCGATTTCCCTGCGTCGCGACAGCCAGGAGCAGATTCGCGGTTTTCTAAACGATCAAAGTTCCCTGCTGGCTGCCACTCCCCAGGGCAGGCCCACCAAAGGCTGGATCACTTCTGGATTCGGTATGCGAAATTCCCCCTTCACCGGCGTGCGTAAAATGCATGAAGGCATCGATATCGCCTGCCGAACGGGAACGCCGGTTATTGCCACCGCCGACGGCATCGTCAGTCGTGCGCAGAGCGTGGACGGATACGGCAAGCTGGTGGTGGTCGATCATGGCTACGGGTATCAGACCTTTTACGCCCATAACTCACGCATCCATGTCAAGGTCGGCGATCGGGTCAAGCGCGGCCAGAAGATCGCCGCCGTCGGCAGTACCGGCAGTTCGACCGGTCCGCACGTTCATTACGAAGTGCGTCTGAATCAGGTTCCCGTCAACCCCTATAAATTTCTCTGA
- the secA gene encoding preprotein translocase subunit SecA — MIGSLVRKLVGSKNERELKRLQAAVDRINSFEPQMKALSDAALQAKTPEFKERFQQGETLDDLLPEAFAVVREASRRVLGMRHFDVQLVGGMVLHSGRIAEMKTGEGKTLVATLACYLNALSGKGVHVVTVNDYLARRDAEWMGQLYRFLGLTVGVIVHGINDAQRKEAYAADITYGTNNEFGFDYLRDNMKFSLDDYVQRPFNFAIVDEVDSILIDEARTPLIISGPSASSSDLYSAANRVVPMLKKGEIVESRDGKVGQTVKHHTGDYTVDEKARSATLTEEGVAKCERLLNVENLYDPKNIELLHHLNQALKAHALFKKDVDYVVKDGEVMIVDEFTGRIMPGRRWSDGLHQAVEAKEGVKIESENQTLATITFQNYFRMYEKLAGMTGTADTEAAEFHQIYQLEVVVIPTNRPLVRNDQSDVIYKSEMEKFKAAIEDIVECHQSGQPVLVGTISIEKSETLSEMLKKRGVPHNVLNAKHHEREAEIVAQAGRRGAVTIATNMAGRGTDILLGGNPEMLARKEAALNEDPEAAYPQLLERYEAQCAQEKQEVLDAGGLYILGTERHESRRIDNQLRGRAGRQGDPGKSRFYLSLEDDLLRIFGSQRVSYVMEKLKIPDNEPIEHGIISRAIENAQKKVEGHNFEIRKHLLEYDDVMNQQREVIYNQRREVLGGENIEETVLAVLDEAVEDMVATFCPEKAHPEKWDLDGLWNDFFNLFSFQPQLPEGDLSAMSPRELEESLREQARGRLKEKEAEFGTEIMAHLMKMLLLQTIDMQWKDHLLSIDHLKEGIGLRGYAQRNPKQEYKKEAYGLFMEMMGRIRQELLMKLFRVQLAREQDVEQIEAEQRRRKLVMNRVGGEDQAAKPVTRDTDKVGRNDPCPCGSGKKYKKCCGK, encoded by the coding sequence ATGATTGGAAGTCTAGTCCGTAAACTGGTCGGCAGCAAAAATGAACGTGAGCTGAAGCGCTTACAGGCAGCGGTCGATCGGATCAATTCCTTTGAGCCCCAGATGAAAGCCCTCAGCGATGCCGCGCTGCAGGCCAAAACCCCTGAATTCAAAGAACGATTTCAACAGGGCGAAACCCTCGATGACCTGCTCCCCGAAGCGTTCGCTGTGGTGCGCGAGGCCAGCCGCCGGGTTCTCGGAATGCGCCACTTCGATGTTCAGCTCGTCGGGGGGATGGTGCTGCACTCGGGGCGCATTGCGGAGATGAAGACCGGTGAGGGTAAAACTCTTGTCGCCACGCTGGCCTGTTACCTCAATGCCTTGTCGGGCAAAGGTGTCCATGTCGTCACGGTCAATGATTATCTTGCTCGCCGTGACGCCGAATGGATGGGCCAGCTTTATCGCTTTCTCGGGCTGACCGTGGGCGTTATCGTGCATGGTATCAACGATGCGCAGCGCAAAGAGGCCTACGCCGCGGATATCACCTACGGCACAAACAATGAGTTCGGGTTCGATTACCTGCGCGACAACATGAAGTTTTCCCTGGACGATTACGTTCAGCGACCCTTCAATTTCGCCATCGTCGACGAGGTCGACTCCATCCTGATCGACGAAGCCAGGACTCCCCTGATTATCTCGGGTCCAAGCGCTTCTTCAAGCGATCTGTATTCCGCGGCCAATCGTGTCGTTCCCATGCTTAAAAAAGGGGAAATCGTCGAATCGCGCGATGGCAAGGTCGGCCAGACGGTCAAGCACCACACCGGCGATTATACCGTGGACGAAAAAGCACGCTCCGCGACCCTGACGGAAGAAGGCGTTGCCAAGTGCGAGCGCCTGCTCAATGTTGAAAATCTCTATGATCCAAAGAATATAGAGCTGCTCCATCACCTCAATCAGGCTCTCAAAGCCCATGCGCTGTTCAAGAAGGACGTCGACTACGTCGTCAAGGACGGCGAGGTGATGATTGTCGACGAATTTACCGGTCGCATCATGCCGGGTCGGCGCTGGAGCGACGGCCTGCACCAGGCGGTCGAGGCCAAGGAAGGCGTCAAGATCGAGAGCGAAAACCAGACGCTGGCCACCATTACCTTCCAGAACTATTTCCGCATGTACGAGAAGTTGGCGGGCATGACGGGTACCGCCGATACGGAAGCCGCGGAATTCCATCAGATATACCAGCTCGAAGTCGTGGTCATCCCGACCAACCGGCCTTTGGTTCGTAATGACCAATCCGATGTCATCTATAAAAGTGAGATGGAAAAATTCAAAGCGGCCATTGAGGATATCGTTGAGTGTCATCAGTCGGGGCAGCCCGTTCTGGTGGGCACGATCTCCATCGAAAAGTCCGAAACGCTGTCCGAGATGCTTAAAAAGCGGGGCGTCCCTCACAATGTCCTCAATGCCAAGCATCATGAGCGCGAAGCGGAGATTGTCGCCCAGGCCGGACGTCGCGGTGCCGTTACCATTGCCACCAACATGGCCGGGCGCGGAACCGATATCCTGCTCGGCGGTAATCCCGAAATGCTCGCACGCAAAGAGGCTGCTCTGAATGAGGACCCGGAAGCCGCCTATCCGCAGCTTCTGGAACGCTACGAAGCTCAGTGCGCCCAGGAAAAGCAGGAAGTCCTCGATGCCGGAGGCCTTTACATTCTCGGGACCGAGCGTCATGAGTCGCGTCGTATCGACAACCAGCTGCGCGGGCGTGCCGGCCGTCAGGGTGATCCCGGCAAAAGCCGTTTTTATCTGTCTCTTGAAGATGATCTGCTGCGGATTTTCGGCTCCCAGCGTGTCTCTTACGTCATGGAAAAGCTCAAAATCCCCGACAACGAGCCGATTGAGCATGGTATTATCTCCAGGGCGATTGAAAACGCTCAGAAAAAGGTTGAAGGGCACAACTTCGAAATCCGCAAGCACCTGCTGGAATACGACGATGTCATGAACCAGCAGCGCGAAGTCATTTACAACCAGCGCCGAGAGGTTCTTGGCGGCGAAAATATCGAAGAAACGGTGCTGGCCGTTCTTGATGAAGCGGTCGAAGATATGGTGGCGACCTTTTGCCCTGAAAAGGCCCATCCCGAAAAATGGGATCTGGATGGACTCTGGAACGATTTTTTCAATCTTTTCTCTTTCCAACCGCAGTTGCCCGAAGGTGACCTTTCTGCCATGTCGCCCCGGGAACTGGAAGAATCTCTGCGTGAGCAGGCACGGGGACGCCTCAAGGAAAAGGAAGCGGAATTCGGCACTGAGATCATGGCCCACCTCATGAAAATGCTGCTGCTGCAAACCATTGACATGCAGTGGAAAGATCACCTTCTCTCCATCGATCACCTCAAGGAAGGAATCGGGCTGCGCGGTTATGCTCAGCGCAACCCGAAGCAGGAGTACAAAAAAGAGGCCTATGGCCTTTTCATGGAGATGATGGGGCGCATCCGGCAGGAACTGCTCATGAAGCTGTTCCGCGTCCAACTGGCACGGGAGCAGGATGTCGAGCAGATCGAGGCCGAACAGCGTCGCCGCAAGCTGGTGATGAACCGGGTCGGCGGCGAGGATCAGGCGGCCAAACCGGTCACGCGGGATACCGACAAGGTTGGTCGTAACGACCCATGCCCGTGCGGAAGTGGCAAAAAATACAAAAAATGCTGCGGAAAATAA
- a CDS encoding hybrid sensor histidine kinase/response regulator: MDLADRNEVAPTILVVDDAPFFRQSVRNDLEKHGFRVLDSNHGGEARTLLAQENVCVVLTDLDMPEMDGLNVLRMVREQYPELPVIIISSHQDFSAARQVLRHGALDYLVKPLEEDELIESVRRAVDVHRASLDEAAAQREAQRRLSDLILLKEIGETASKGDDLQILFDKIVDSISLSANVEMVSMMLRDDEGNLSIAAARGLSSDIMSRAKVAPGEGISGHVLATGRPVLIADLSRDQRFHSAGDAERYKNQSLLSVPIRIKDRVLGVINVNNKLSGETFHVEDQNLLTTIAHQVALAIENFKLVSNLRQQARELEEANLHLVKFNKARSKLVCNLSHELKTPLTSILGFVDLIINFFDHIDRDELRDYLGKVHSESLHMEKLISGMLRLFTIDSGGEQWDWRSFSIEGLLSEAMNRKGYEINEKEIATRVEIPPDLHDIYGDPEKVAMLINALVDNAVKFNRLGGGILVRLENRLVEERPHVYMKIHNDGLAVPPEASEDVFNEYTQLGDINTEKPTGVGIGLAICKAILNRMGGHIFLEETDGEGTTFGVLFPTG; this comes from the coding sequence ATGGATCTGGCTGACAGGAACGAGGTGGCGCCGACCATTCTGGTTGTTGATGATGCGCCTTTTTTCCGCCAGTCTGTTCGCAATGATCTGGAAAAGCACGGTTTTCGGGTGCTTGATTCCAATCATGGCGGGGAAGCGCGTACGCTGTTGGCCCAGGAAAACGTCTGTGTGGTGCTGACCGATCTGGACATGCCCGAGATGGATGGGCTCAATGTGCTGCGCATGGTGCGAGAGCAGTATCCCGAACTGCCGGTCATCATCATTTCTTCGCACCAGGATTTCTCCGCAGCCCGCCAGGTGCTGCGTCATGGCGCCCTTGACTACCTGGTCAAACCGTTGGAAGAGGACGAACTGATCGAGTCGGTGCGCCGTGCGGTTGATGTTCACCGCGCTTCGCTTGATGAGGCTGCTGCCCAGCGTGAGGCGCAGCGGCGTCTGTCTGACCTGATTCTTCTCAAGGAGATCGGTGAAACGGCCAGCAAGGGCGACGATCTGCAAATCCTCTTCGACAAGATCGTTGATTCCATCAGTCTCTCTGCCAATGTGGAGATGGTTTCGATGATGCTGCGCGATGACGAGGGCAATCTTTCCATTGCCGCAGCGCGCGGACTGTCTTCGGATATCATGAGCCGGGCCAAGGTTGCGCCGGGCGAGGGTATCTCCGGCCACGTCCTGGCGACCGGGCGTCCGGTGCTGATCGCAGACCTGTCGCGGGATCAGCGGTTCCATTCCGCAGGCGACGCCGAGCGTTACAAGAACCAGTCGCTGTTATCCGTCCCCATCCGCATCAAGGACCGGGTGCTGGGCGTCATCAACGTCAACAACAAACTCTCCGGCGAGACCTTTCACGTTGAAGACCAGAATCTTCTGACCACCATCGCCCACCAGGTTGCGCTCGCCATTGAAAATTTCAAGCTTGTTTCCAACCTGCGCCAGCAGGCCCGGGAGCTTGAAGAGGCCAACCTGCACCTGGTCAAGTTCAACAAGGCACGATCCAAGCTGGTCTGTAATCTTTCTCACGAACTCAAAACCCCGCTGACTTCAATTCTCGGTTTCGTTGACCTGATCATCAATTTTTTCGATCATATCGACCGGGATGAACTGCGCGATTACCTGGGTAAGGTGCACTCTGAAAGCCTTCATATGGAGAAGCTTATCTCTGGGATGCTGCGCCTGTTCACCATTGATTCCGGCGGTGAGCAGTGGGATTGGCGCAGTTTCTCCATCGAGGGTCTGCTCAGCGAGGCGATGAACCGTAAAGGCTACGAAATCAACGAGAAAGAGATCGCGACCCGGGTGGAAATCCCACCGGATCTCCATGATATTTATGGCGATCCGGAAAAGGTGGCCATGCTGATCAACGCCTTGGTGGACAACGCGGTCAAGTTCAATCGGCTGGGAGGGGGAATTCTGGTGCGGCTTGAAAACCGGCTGGTGGAAGAGAGGCCGCATGTCTATATGAAAATTCACAACGATGGCCTGGCTGTGCCGCCTGAAGCAAGTGAGGATGTTTTTAACGAATACACCCAGTTGGGTGACATTAATACCGAGAAGCCCACGGGAGTCGGCATCGGGCTTGCCATCTGCAAGGCCATTCTCAATCGCATGGGCGGACATATTTTCCTGGAAGAAACCGACGGCGAGGGCACGACCTTTGGTGTCCTTTTCCCTACCGGCTGA
- the argJ gene encoding bifunctional glutamate N-acetyltransferase/amino-acid acetyltransferase ArgJ, translating into MSEQKPPRVKGYKFASRSAGLKKSGRPDLALIFSEVPARCAGVFTTNKVVAAPVVVSAPKVRAGQCQAVLINSGNANACTGQQGLSDALRCGELAAAALGLPEDLVVVASTGVIGQNLPMIKFEQHIGLLPGELEAGGAPGVAEAMRTTDAFAKISWREGEVAGKLYRILGLAKGAGMIHPNMATMLAYVVTDALVSPELLDETLRWCVNRSFNAITVDGDTSTNDMVLILSNGQAETEEIFPGTPQAQDFQQKLLEVLTELAKMIVRDGEGATKVVQISVRGAQDSVQAQTVARSVATSSLVKTAFFGEDANWGRIIAAVGYSGAEVDPDRISIYFDDVEVVKSGLGTGPEQEALATDVLKKPEFTVHIDLALGDGEGVYYTSDLTYDYVRINADYRT; encoded by the coding sequence ATGAGCGAGCAGAAGCCTCCCCGCGTCAAAGGGTATAAATTTGCCTCCCGCAGTGCGGGACTTAAGAAATCGGGACGTCCGGATCTGGCCTTGATCTTCTCCGAAGTTCCCGCGCGTTGTGCCGGAGTGTTTACCACCAACAAAGTCGTGGCCGCCCCAGTTGTCGTCAGTGCCCCGAAGGTTCGGGCAGGGCAGTGCCAGGCGGTGCTGATCAACAGCGGCAATGCCAATGCCTGCACAGGTCAACAGGGGCTCAGCGATGCTCTGCGTTGCGGCGAGTTGGCTGCTGCTGCGCTGGGTTTGCCCGAAGACCTGGTGGTGGTGGCATCGACCGGCGTGATCGGGCAGAATCTTCCCATGATCAAATTCGAACAGCATATCGGGTTGCTGCCTGGGGAACTCGAGGCCGGCGGCGCGCCCGGAGTGGCTGAGGCCATGCGGACCACCGATGCCTTCGCCAAGATCAGCTGGCGCGAGGGGGAGGTTGCAGGCAAGTTATACCGGATTCTCGGTCTGGCCAAAGGGGCGGGGATGATTCACCCCAATATGGCGACCATGCTGGCCTACGTCGTCACCGACGCCCTGGTTTCCCCGGAATTGCTTGACGAGACCCTGCGGTGGTGTGTCAATCGCTCTTTCAATGCCATCACGGTCGATGGCGATACTTCGACCAATGATATGGTGTTGATTCTGAGCAATGGCCAGGCGGAAACAGAGGAAATTTTTCCCGGAACCCCGCAGGCACAGGATTTTCAACAGAAGCTTCTCGAGGTTCTGACCGAACTGGCAAAGATGATTGTGCGCGACGGCGAAGGAGCCACGAAAGTGGTTCAGATCAGCGTGCGTGGAGCACAAGACAGCGTTCAGGCGCAGACCGTGGCGCGCAGCGTGGCCACATCCAGTCTGGTGAAAACCGCTTTTTTCGGGGAAGACGCCAACTGGGGACGCATCATCGCGGCCGTGGGCTATTCCGGTGCCGAAGTTGACCCCGATCGTATATCGATTTATTTCGATGACGTGGAGGTGGTTAAAAGCGGGTTGGGCACCGGCCCGGAGCAGGAAGCTCTGGCTACGGACGTGCTGAAAAAGCCTGAGTTTACAGTGCATATCGATTTAGCTCTCGGTGACGGGGAAGGTGTCTATTACACCTCCGACCTCACCTATGACTATGTACGCATCAATGCGGACTATCGAACCTGA
- the deoC gene encoding deoxyribose-phosphate aldolase, with protein sequence MNPACHIDHTLLKPDATHDQIRTLCEQAAEYQFAAVCIPPVYVALAAEQLYGSGVEIATVVGFPLGYCDPRTKVFETRVALERGATEIDMVIPLGAARENDFSRVGDEVAAVVEAAPNVPVKVILETALFAPQIVKCLAETVLEAGAAMLKTSTGFGPGGATLEMVRLLAQVADGHAGVKAAGGIRDWPTCSQYLRAGATRIGTSNALQIMAQWQSGTHR encoded by the coding sequence ATGAATCCTGCCTGCCATATCGATCATACCCTGCTTAAGCCCGACGCCACGCATGACCAGATCCGTACGCTGTGCGAACAGGCAGCTGAGTATCAATTTGCCGCAGTCTGCATTCCTCCTGTTTATGTCGCTCTTGCCGCGGAACAATTGTATGGCTCAGGGGTCGAGATCGCCACAGTGGTCGGTTTCCCTTTGGGATACTGCGATCCGCGCACCAAGGTGTTTGAAACCCGTGTTGCGCTGGAGCGGGGTGCGACCGAAATCGACATGGTTATTCCCCTGGGTGCGGCTCGTGAGAATGATTTTTCGCGGGTGGGCGATGAGGTGGCGGCCGTTGTCGAGGCCGCACCGAATGTGCCGGTGAAGGTGATTCTCGAAACGGCATTATTTGCTCCGCAGATTGTCAAATGCCTGGCCGAAACGGTGTTGGAGGCGGGAGCCGCCATGCTTAAAACATCGACCGGCTTTGGCCCCGGGGGGGCGACTCTGGAGATGGTGCGCCTGCTGGCACAGGTGGCGGATGGGCATGCCGGGGTCAAGGCGGCGGGCGGCATTAGGGACTGGCCGACCTGCAGTCAGTATCTGCGGGCCGGCGCCACCCGCATCGGCACCAGCAATGCTCTGCAGATCATGGCGCAGTGGCAGTCCGGAACCCATCGGTGA
- a CDS encoding phosphopentomutase, with protein sequence MSKAGTVIERVVLIVLDGVGVGALPDAEVYRDGSANTLGHVARSHGGLSLPHLEALGLGNILTLSGVSPCPNPQAGWGKMAEKAAGKDTTAGHWEIAGVVMKQPFATFPDGFPDEIMQAFHKATGLGWLGNEVASGTEIIARLGESHLRTGLPIIYTSVDSVFQIAVHEDIIPPEKLYEICRVARRILDPYHVGRVIARPFIGRNSAGFRRTSRRHDFSMPPPEKTVLDRLRALDLPVMGVGKIGDIFCGQGLSAFHPSRDNRHGMELTWQCLAEIKRGLVFTNLVDFDMLYGHRRDVAGFAAALQDFDRWLPQLMEDMTGRDLLIITADHGCDPTTEGTDHSREYVPLLVWGPALQTGCDLGVRASFTDIAATLGDIFGCGSPAGKSFLPQLPLRLV encoded by the coding sequence GTGAGCAAGGCGGGTACGGTCATCGAACGGGTTGTCCTGATTGTCCTCGACGGTGTCGGTGTCGGCGCACTGCCCGATGCGGAAGTCTACCGTGACGGGAGCGCCAATACACTGGGGCATGTCGCCCGCAGTCACGGAGGGCTTTCCCTGCCTCACCTTGAAGCGCTGGGCCTGGGGAACATCCTTACGCTGAGCGGTGTCTCACCCTGTCCCAACCCGCAGGCCGGGTGGGGGAAAATGGCGGAAAAAGCCGCCGGCAAAGATACCACTGCCGGCCATTGGGAAATTGCCGGCGTGGTGATGAAGCAGCCTTTCGCCACCTTTCCTGATGGTTTTCCTGATGAAATCATGCAGGCTTTCCATAAGGCCACCGGCCTGGGGTGGCTGGGCAATGAAGTGGCCAGCGGGACTGAAATTATCGCCCGTCTGGGTGAATCTCACCTGCGCACCGGCCTGCCGATTATTTACACCAGCGTTGATTCGGTTTTTCAGATCGCCGTCCACGAGGACATCATCCCCCCTGAGAAGCTTTACGAAATCTGCCGCGTTGCCCGCCGAATCCTTGATCCATACCATGTCGGGCGCGTTATCGCACGTCCCTTCATCGGTCGTAACTCAGCTGGTTTCCGCCGAACCTCCCGCCGCCACGACTTTTCCATGCCACCGCCTGAAAAAACCGTCCTCGATCGCTTGCGCGCGCTCGATCTGCCGGTAATGGGCGTCGGAAAGATCGGCGACATCTTTTGCGGGCAGGGTCTCAGCGCCTTCCACCCGAGCCGGGACAATCGCCACGGCATGGAGCTGACGTGGCAGTGTTTGGCGGAAATCAAGCGAGGGCTGGTATTCACCAACCTGGTGGATTTCGACATGCTTTACGGGCATCGCCGCGATGTTGCGGGTTTTGCCGCAGCCCTGCAGGATTTCGACCGGTGGCTGCCGCAGCTCATGGAGGATATGACGGGGCGCGACCTGCTGATCATTACCGCCGATCACGGCTGTGATCCGACCACCGAGGGGACCGATCACAGCCGTGAATATGTGCCGTTGCTGGTGTGGGGGCCTGCGCTGCAAACAGGGTGTGATCTGGGTGTGCGCGCAAGTTTTACCGATATCGCTGCAACCCTGGGGGATATCTTCGGCTGCGGCTCACCTGCCGGAAAAAGCTTTCTCCCCCAATTGCCCCTGCGGCTTGTATAG
- the pfkA gene encoding 6-phosphofructokinase, translating to MKRIAVLTSGGDSSGMNAAVRAVVRSALSSGLEVVGINKGYKGLIDRNYGMMSTRSVSNILQRGGTFLQSARCKEMMEEAGQNLAAENLKGMGVEGLVVIGGDGSLRGALSLHRRGIKTIGIPASIDNDIPYTSMSLGVDTALNNIVYAIDCLKDTASSHDRAFIVEIMGRNCGYLTLVAAIACGAEHALIPETPFNIGRICENLRKRYREGRDNSIILVAEGVATAQEISNQIKDCIGFESRIMVLGHYQRGGSPSSFDRLLGSRFGQGAVQALMEGESGKMIGLSASKMKLTDLEKVLTGKIRPIDKSMVQLSKSLDF from the coding sequence GTGAAACGTATTGCGGTATTGACCAGCGGCGGCGACAGTTCCGGCATGAACGCCGCAGTGCGCGCGGTGGTGCGTTCGGCCCTTTCTTCGGGACTTGAGGTCGTCGGTATCAACAAAGGGTATAAAGGGCTGATAGACCGGAACTACGGCATGATGAGCACCCGTTCGGTCAGCAATATTCTACAGCGTGGCGGCACCTTTCTGCAGAGTGCGCGCTGCAAGGAGATGATGGAAGAGGCCGGACAGAACCTCGCGGCTGAAAACCTCAAAGGCATGGGCGTCGAAGGACTGGTGGTCATTGGGGGAGACGGTTCCCTGCGGGGCGCTCTCAGCCTGCACCGGCGCGGCATCAAAACGATCGGCATCCCGGCCTCCATTGACAATGACATCCCCTACACATCCATGTCGCTGGGAGTCGATACGGCATTGAACAACATCGTTTACGCCATCGACTGCCTCAAGGATACCGCATCAAGTCATGATCGTGCCTTCATCGTCGAAATCATGGGGCGCAATTGTGGATACCTGACATTGGTTGCGGCTATTGCCTGCGGTGCAGAACATGCCCTGATCCCGGAAACCCCCTTCAATATCGGCAGGATCTGCGAGAACCTGCGCAAACGTTACCGCGAAGGGCGCGACAATTCGATTATCCTGGTGGCCGAGGGAGTCGCCACGGCCCAGGAAATTTCAAATCAGATCAAGGACTGTATCGGCTTCGAATCGCGCATCATGGTGCTGGGGCATTATCAGCGCGGCGGCTCGCCGTCAAGCTTCGACCGCCTGCTCGGATCTCGATTCGGCCAGGGAGCAGTACAGGCCCTGATGGAGGGAGAGTCGGGTAAGATGATCGGCTTATCTGCGTCGAAGATGAAACTGACCGACCTGGAAAAGGTGCTGACAGGAAAGATCCGTCCCATCGACAAAAGCATGGTGCAATTGTCCAAATCTCTCGATTTTTAA